From the genome of Synchiropus splendidus isolate RoL2022-P1 chromosome 17, RoL_Sspl_1.0, whole genome shotgun sequence, one region includes:
- the mepcea gene encoding 7SK snRNA methylphosphate capping enzyme: protein MSVDEDTVKTGSPSASSASLQLSELAGSYSSVSAATPDADAACPVPHTAASPKHTSNADAHSDNGRQRVRGNENSVNRRNSFHNSKHQQQIKVTKRRNTSNFNFKHPTFGKRRRRANSESDSVLPTNFLLGGNIFDPLNLNSLMDEDVNRALNAETPKSSPLPAKSRDPVEILIPRDITDPLNLNSGLADSSFLVSPFKSGGRRRHRNRHHGGTGGGGTGFSTTQINVSEDMRVVSGRNEAKTSQPDSVVVNSCSALEISKDSNNLSSVTRESHEHSTDTSTSLKDETSVSLDDSTSSVNQHTSRRKRRRNSGKVDPPVNHSTPMEKKCASGGWLHTPRAGSKPGGHPHQLHHSQAKSQQKKFQFGNYNKYYGYRNPSASEDPRIRVFHPEWFEGKDVLDLGCNAGHLTLYIAKTFRPARILGLDIDGGLVHAARKNIRHYLSELQTKESRREATHSKEGGKSESNGHECDKSGEPLNSDHANQQAELKNESESRNDTCQSGEKETHNEDTKEQDCCKSPSDHSASCTFPLSLRISRGPIAAPPLSEMPNVHPGQFPSNVSFIKANYVLENENLLLTQRPEYDVILCLSVTKWVHLNWGDSGLKRLFNRAFRHLRPGGKFILEPQPWESYVRRKKLTDNINKNYRSIRLKPDQFTSFLTNEVGFSSFEFLGTPKCSVRGFQRPMYLFHK from the exons ATGTCTGTTGATGAAGATACTGTGAAAACGGGTAGCCCGTCCGCCAGTTCAGCATCTCTGCAGCTCTCAGAGCTTGCTGGAAGTTACAGCAGCGTATCAGCGGCCACCCCTGATGCAGACGCTGCCTGTCCTGTTCCACATACTGCAGCCTCACCAAAACACACCAGCAATGCAGACGCACACTCAGACAATGGCAGACAAAGAGTCAGAGGCAACGAGAACAGCGTAAATCGCAGGAACAGCTTTCATAACTCCAAACATCAACAGCAGATAAAAGTGACGAAGCGTCGCAACACATCAAACTTCAATTTCAAGCATCCAACATTTGGCAAGCGACGACGACGGGCCAACTCTGAAAGCGACTCTGTTCTGCCGACTAACTTCCTGTTGGGTGGCAACATTTTCGACCCGTTGAATCTTAATAGCCTAATGGATGAGGATGTGAACAGAGCGCTGAACGCAGAAACGCCCAAATCCTCGCCTCTGCCCGCTAAAAGTAGAGACCCTGTGGAGATTCTCATCCCTAGAGATATTACAGACCCGCTGAACCTGAACAGTGGATTGGCAGATAGCAGCTTCCTGGTGTCTCCCTTCAAGAGTGGTGGGAGGAGAAGACACCGCAACCGACATCATGGAGGGACAGGAGGGGGCGGCACTGGGTTTTCAACCACGCAAATCAATGTATCTGAAGACATGAGAGTCGTATCAGGAAGAAATGAGGCGAAAACCTCTCAGCCAGATTCAGTTGTAGTTAACTCATGTTCTGCACTGGAAATCTCCAAAGACTCCAACAACTTGTCCAGTGTTACAAGAGAGTCACATGAGCACTCTACTGACACGTCCACGAGCCTCAAGGACGAAACATCTGTTTCATTGGACGACTCCACTTCATCTGTAAACCAGCACACGAGCAGACGCAAACGAAGGCGCAACTCGGGAAAGGTGGATCCTCCTGTAAATCATTCTACACCTATGGAAAAGAAATGTGCGTCTGGAGGATGGCTTCACACACCGAGAGCTGGTTCCAAACCTGGAGGTCACCCACACCAGCTTCACCACAGCCAAGCCAAGTCGCAGCAGAAGAAGTTCCAGTTTGGGAACTACAACAAATATTATGGCTACCGCAACCCAAGTGCGAGCGAAGACCCGAGGATTCGGGTGTTCCACCCGGAGTGGTTTGAGGGGAAAGACGTTCTTGATTTGGGCTGCAACGCTGGCCACCTGACGCTTTATATAGCCAAGACTTTCAGACCCGCCCGGATATTGGGCCTGGATATCGACGGTGGGCTTGTGCACGCAGCCCGCAAGAACATCAGACATTATCTCTCCGAGTTGCAGACCAAAGAGTCCAGGAGGGAGGCAACGCACAGCAAGGAGGGCGGCAAGTCGGAGAGCAATGGGCATGAGTGCGACAAAAGCGGcgagccactgaactctgatcacGCAAACCAACAAGcggaattgaaaaatgaaagtgagtCTCGAAATGACACCTGTCAATCCGGTGAGAAAGAGACTCACAATGAAGATACAAAAGAGCAGGACTGTTGTAAATCTCCGTCGGACCACTCCGCAAGCTGCACCTTTCCTTTGTCTTTGCGGATCTCCAGAGGACCCATCGCTGCACCTCCTCTCTCAGAAATGCCCAACGTGCATCCAGGGCAGTTCCCCTCGAACGTGTCCTTCATCAAG GCAAACTACGTCCTGGAGAATGAAAATCTTCTGTTGACTCAACGCCCAGAGTACGACGTCATCTTGTGCTTGAGCGTCACCAAGTGGGTCCATTTAAATTGGGGGGACAGCGGCCTCAAACGCCTCTTCAACAGAGCCTTCAGACATCTCCGTCCAGGTGGCAAGTTCATCCTGGAACCGCAGCCCTGGGAGTCCTACGTGAGGAGGAAGAAGCTCACT GATAACATCAACAAGAACTACCGCAGCATCCGTCTAAAGCCTGACCAGTTCACGTCTTTCCTCACAAATGAAGTTGGCTTCAGCAGCTTTGAATTCCTTGGAACACCCAAGTGTTCCGTCAGAG GGTTCCAGAGGCCGATGTACTTATTTCACAAGTGA